In Nocardioides sp. WS12, the DNA window GCCGTTCCCACCGGGTTCGCCTGAAGCACTCGCCGCGGCCCTCGGCGCCGGCACCGAACTCACCGTGCTCGACCCGCTCAGCCTCCAGGTCTCCGGACCCGCCGATGGCTCCACGCTGGGCAAGGTCGCCGCCTGGTGCACTGACCACGACGTGCTCCCCGAGTCGCTGTCGCTGGGGCAGCGCAACCTCGAGGACGTCTTCCTCGAACTGACCGGACGGGACGACTTCGCTTGAGCACCCCCAGTACCGGCACCTTCACTCCGGCCCCCGGCGCGGCCCCCGTGCTGCGCCAGCTCGTGACGCAGGCGGGCATGGAAGCGCGACTGATGCTGCGCAACGGTGAGCAGTTGCTCATCGCGGTCGTGATCCCCGTGATCGTGCTCATCGGAGCAGTCCGGGGCGCCGACCGGGTCGGGCTCGACCTCGACGGTCGCCCGATCGATGTGCTGACGCCCGGCGTGCTCGCTCTCGCCGTGATGTCGACGGCCTTCACCTCGCTGGCCATCGCGACCGGCTTCGAGCGGCGCTACGGCGTCCTCAAGCGACTGGGCACCGCTCCCCTGTCCCGCGCCACCCTGCTGGGCGGCAAGGTGATCGCCCTGTTGCTCGTGGAGATCCTCCAGTTCGTGGTCATCGGCGGCGTCGGCTTCGCGA includes these proteins:
- a CDS encoding ABC transporter permease; translation: MSTPSTGTFTPAPGAAPVLRQLVTQAGMEARLMLRNGEQLLIAVVIPVIVLIGAVRGADRVGLDLDGRPIDVLTPGVLALAVMSTAFTSLAIATGFERRYGVLKRLGTAPLSRATLLGGKVIALLLVEILQFVVIGGVGFAMGWSGPDGPGGYLALILAAVFGTAAFAALGMFLAGSLRAEATLAVANLVYLLLLAGGAVVLPAAAYGGLGDVVRWLPSGALGEAVRSACEASVAIRDLLVLLAWAAIGAVLTARTFQWE